In the Vibrio gigantis genome, one interval contains:
- a CDS encoding peptide-methionine (S)-S-oxide reductase yields MEQIYLAGGCLWGVQEFIKYVPGVINTEAGRANGSDQPTENDTPQSGETQNAYDGYAECVQVEFDPNITSVTILMEHLFEIIDPYSVNKQGVDVGEKYRTGVYSTDAKHLTEAEHYIASRNDADCIAVEVLPLTNYVASDDIHQHHLSHFPEDHHLCHIPWDLLHKYKSQ; encoded by the coding sequence ATGGAACAAATTTATTTAGCTGGCGGGTGCTTGTGGGGTGTGCAAGAGTTCATCAAATATGTACCTGGTGTGATCAACACAGAAGCCGGTCGTGCCAATGGCAGCGATCAGCCAACAGAAAACGACACACCACAAAGTGGTGAGACCCAAAACGCTTATGATGGTTACGCAGAGTGCGTACAAGTTGAATTTGATCCAAACATCACGTCAGTAACAATTCTGATGGAACACTTGTTTGAGATTATTGACCCTTACAGCGTCAATAAACAAGGTGTCGATGTGGGAGAGAAATACCGCACAGGCGTATACAGCACTGATGCGAAACACTTAACAGAAGCTGAGCACTATATTGCTTCAAGAAATGACGCCGACTGTATCGCTGTTGAGGTGTTGCCATTGACCAACTATGTTGCCAGCGACGACATCCACCAGCATCACCTAAGCCACTTCCCTGAAGATCACCACTTATGCCATATCCCTTGGGATCTGCTGCATAAGTATAAATCACAGTAG